CGGCGACCGGGACCGGGCCAAGCGGCCGAAGATGGGGCGCATCGCGGCCCAGCTGGCTGACTTCGTGGTGGTGACCTCCGACAATCCCCGGACGGAGGACCCCATGGCCATCATCCGGGAGATACTGCCGGGGATGGAGGGAACGCAGACGCCCTATGTGGTGGTGGAGAACCGGATTGAGGCCATCCACTACGCCATGGACCACGCCCGGAAGGACGACGTGATCGTGCTGTGCGGCAAGGGCCACGAGACCTATCAGGTGGTGGGCACCGAAAAGCGCCACCTGGATGAGCGGGAGGTCGTGGCGGACCACCTGAAGGAAAAACAATAACGAAAGAGGCCGCGTGAGGCGCGGCTTGTGTGAGGGAAGAAGAAATGGAAAGTATGATTGCCTGCGTGCTGAGTTTTGTGGTCACCGCGCTGGTGGGGAAGTGGCTGGTGCCTGAGCTGCGCAAGCTGAAGGCCGGCCAGAGCATCCGGACCGACGGACCCAAATGGCATATGGCCAAGGAGGGCACGCCGACCATGGGCGGGCTGATGTTCATCGCCGGGGTGGGCGTAACCATTCTGATCTGCTGCTGGAAGAGCATGCTTCAGGGAAATTTCTCCCACCTCTATGTGTTCCTCTTCGCCCTGGTATACGGCGCCATCGGCTATGTGGACGACTACAGAAAGGTGCGCATGCATCAGAACTTAGGGCTCACCGCGCTGCAGAAGTTTTTGATGCAGCTGGCCGCCGCCGTGGCATTTTTGTGCCTGATGCGCTTTGAGGGGCTGCTGACGCCCAACCTGTATCTCCCCTTTTTCAACACCTACCTTGTGATGAACTGGGTGGTTTACCTGATTTTCGCCGCCTTTGTCATCGTGGGCACGGTGAACGCGGTGAACCTGACCGACGGCATCGACGGCCTTGCGGCCAGCGTCACGGTGCCGGTGGCGCTGTTTTTCGCCATTGCCGCGGCCTGGTGGGGCTATCGGGAGCTTGGGGTGTTCGCCGGCGCGCTGTGCGGCGGTCTGATCGGCTTTCTGATCTACAACTTTCACCCGGCCAAGGTGTTTATGGGCGACACGGGCTCGCTCTTTTTGGGCGGCGCCGTGGCGGCCATGGCCTTTGCCTTTGACATGCCGCTGATCCTGATCCCCGTGGGGATCATCTACATCGCCGAGACGCTCTCGGACATCATCCAGGTGGGGTATTTCAAGCTGACCCACGGCAAGCGCTTTTTCCGCATGGCCCCGTTGCACCACCACCTGGAGCTGTGCGGCTGGAGTGAAAAAAAGCTGGTGTTCGTATTTTCCGGGATCACGGTGCTCTTTTGCGCCCTGGCCCTGTGGGGTGTGGCCGGCCGGTTCGCCATGTAAAACCGGCAATCATCCGTAAAGAAAGGAGGGGGGCTGTGGCACAGCAACGCAGAAGCCGGGAGGAACTGGCCGCCATTGCGCAGCGCAAGGAGCATGCAAAAGAGATGGAGCGGCTCAGCCGGGAGGCGGCGAAGGGTCCGGTGGATGTCCCCTTCCTGCTGCTGGTGCTGCTGCTGATGGGGATTGGCCTCGTCATGCTGCTCTCCGCCAGCTTTCCCTCCGCTTATTATGAAGAGGGGAACCCGACCAAGTACTTTATGCGCCAGAGCGTGTTCGCGGCCATGGGCGTCGCCGGGATGATCATTGTCTCCCGCATCAACTACCAGCGCTTCCGGGGCGTTGCAAAATTGGCGCTGTTTGGCGCTGTTTTGCTGCTGATTCTGGTCATCATTCCCGGCGTGGGCGTGACGCACAACAACGCCACCCGCTGGCTGAGGATTGGGCCCCTTGAGTTCCAGCCTTCGGAGCTTGCCAAGCTGGGCGTGGTCCTCTATTTCTCTGACAGCATCTCAAAGAAGAAGGATAAGATGCAGACCCTGCGCTACGGCATCGCCCCCTATGCGGTGATCCTGCTGGCAATTGCCGCGCTGATGATGCTGGAGCCCCACCTCTCGGGCACGGTGCTGATCTTAGGCACCGGCGCCGCGCTGATGCTGGTGGGCGGCATCGAGTGGAAATGGGTGGGCGGCGTGCTGGCCGCGGCCGCGGCGGGCGCGTATCTGCTCATCGGCGTGGTGGGTTACGGCGCCTCCCGCATCGCCATGTGGAAGGACCCCTGGATAGACTCCCTTGGAGACGGGTACCAGATGGTGCAGAGCTATCTTGCCATCGGCTCCGGCGGCCTTTTCGGCGTGGGCCTGGGCAAGAGCCGGCAGAAGTACCTGTACCTGCCGGAGGAGCACAACGACTTCATCTTCTCGGTGGTTTGCGAGGAGCTGGGACTCATCGGCGCCACCATCATCATGGTGCTTTTCGCGCTGCTGATTCTGCGGGGCTACTGGATCGCCCTCCAGGCCCGGGACCGGTTCGGCAGCCTTCTGGTGGTGGGCGTCACCACGCTTTTGGCCATGCAGACCTTTTTGAACATCGCCGTGGTCTCCGGTCTGGTGCCGGCCACCGGCATCTCCCTGCCGTTTTTCAGCTACGGCGGCACGGCGCTGCTGATCCAGCTGGTGGAGATGGGGATTGTGCTCTCCGTCTCCCGGCAGATGAAGCCCTCCAGGGCCGGATAGAGGAGAAGAGAGATGCGTATTCTATTTACCTGCGGCGGAACGGCGGGCCACGTGAACCCGGCCCTGGCCCTGGCGGGATACTTTCAGAGCAAGCACCCGGGGTGTGAAATCCTCTTTGTGGGGGCGGAGCGGGGGCTGGAAAAGGACCTGATCCCCAAGGCGGGCTATCCCTTCCGCACGGTTCACATCTCCAGCTTCCACCGGTCGGTGAAGCCGGCGGAGCTGAAGCACAACCTGATTTCCGTCTGCAACCTGATCCGCGCCCCCTACGAGGCCAACGCCATTTTAAAGGAGTTTCGGCCCGACTATGTGGTGGGCACCGGGGGCTACGCCAGCTTTCCTATGGTGAAGGCGGCGGCAAAGCACGGGATTCCCACGGCTGTGCACGAGTCCAACATGGTGCCCGGACTCACCACTAAGATGCTGGAGCCCTATGCCGACCGGGTGATGGTGGGCTTTGAGGCATGCCGCAGGCACTATCAGCACCCGGAGAAGGTGGTGGTCACCGGCACCCCGGTCCGTGGCGACTTCTTTGCCCTGAGCCATCTTAAGGCCCGGGAGAAGTTAGGCCTGCTTGGGGAGCGCAAGCTGATCGTTTCCTTCTGGGGCTCTTTGGGCGCGGGGGAGATGAATCGCCAGATGGTGGAGTTCCTGGCCATTGAATCGGCCCGCGAGCCCTTTTACCACATCCACGGCGCCGGCAAATCCGGCTATCCCGGAATGCTGGAGCTGCTGCGGCAAAGGGGAGTGGATTTGGAGCAGCATCCGGCCCTCCAGCTGAAGGAGTATATCTACGATATGTCCGTGGTGATGCGGGCGGCGGACCTGGTGATCTGCCGCTCCGGCGCCTCCACCATCAGCGAGCTGACGGCACTTGGCGTGCCCGCTATCATGGTGCCCTCCCCCAATGTGACCAACAATCATCAGGAGAAGAACGCCCGGGTTCTGGAGGAGCACGGCGGCGCCCGTGTGGTGCTGGAGAAGGATTCCAGCGCCCAGGTGCTGTTTCAGGAGGCTGCGGCCATCCTCCACGACGAGCAAAAGAGGCTGTCCATGGCCCGTTCCATGGGAGAACTTGGGATTTTGGACGCCACGGAGCGGATTTATCAGACGATCCTTGCAATTGACCAGTAACCCCTGGGACCG
This window of the Dysosmobacter acutus genome carries:
- the mraY gene encoding phospho-N-acetylmuramoyl-pentapeptide-transferase, which produces MIACVLSFVVTALVGKWLVPELRKLKAGQSIRTDGPKWHMAKEGTPTMGGLMFIAGVGVTILICCWKSMLQGNFSHLYVFLFALVYGAIGYVDDYRKVRMHQNLGLTALQKFLMQLAAAVAFLCLMRFEGLLTPNLYLPFFNTYLVMNWVVYLIFAAFVIVGTVNAVNLTDGIDGLAASVTVPVALFFAIAAAWWGYRELGVFAGALCGGLIGFLIYNFHPAKVFMGDTGSLFLGGAVAAMAFAFDMPLILIPVGIIYIAETLSDIIQVGYFKLTHGKRFFRMAPLHHHLELCGWSEKKLVFVFSGITVLFCALALWGVAGRFAM
- the ftsW gene encoding putative lipid II flippase FtsW, which codes for MAQQRRSREELAAIAQRKEHAKEMERLSREAAKGPVDVPFLLLVLLLMGIGLVMLLSASFPSAYYEEGNPTKYFMRQSVFAAMGVAGMIIVSRINYQRFRGVAKLALFGAVLLLILVIIPGVGVTHNNATRWLRIGPLEFQPSELAKLGVVLYFSDSISKKKDKMQTLRYGIAPYAVILLAIAALMMLEPHLSGTVLILGTGAALMLVGGIEWKWVGGVLAAAAAGAYLLIGVVGYGASRIAMWKDPWIDSLGDGYQMVQSYLAIGSGGLFGVGLGKSRQKYLYLPEEHNDFIFSVVCEELGLIGATIIMVLFALLILRGYWIALQARDRFGSLLVVGVTTLLAMQTFLNIAVVSGLVPATGISLPFFSYGGTALLIQLVEMGIVLSVSRQMKPSRAG
- the murG gene encoding undecaprenyldiphospho-muramoylpentapeptide beta-N-acetylglucosaminyltransferase, encoding MRILFTCGGTAGHVNPALALAGYFQSKHPGCEILFVGAERGLEKDLIPKAGYPFRTVHISSFHRSVKPAELKHNLISVCNLIRAPYEANAILKEFRPDYVVGTGGYASFPMVKAAAKHGIPTAVHESNMVPGLTTKMLEPYADRVMVGFEACRRHYQHPEKVVVTGTPVRGDFFALSHLKAREKLGLLGERKLIVSFWGSLGAGEMNRQMVEFLAIESAREPFYHIHGAGKSGYPGMLELLRQRGVDLEQHPALQLKEYIYDMSVVMRAADLVICRSGASTISELTALGVPAIMVPSPNVTNNHQEKNARVLEEHGGARVVLEKDSSAQVLFQEAAAILHDEQKRLSMARSMGELGILDATERIYQTILAIDQ